The DNA sequence CACACATGGTAAATGTATAATACACTCTAATTGCAGCAACTTTCTTAGACATTTGGGACTGAAAACTTCACAAAACCACAGGTTCATTTCTTTGTAATTTTGTCCTCGTTATTGTAGCGGTTCCCTGTCCCAGTCCTGATGTAACACTGCCTGCTGgtcttcattccagctgagctcttaacACATCTGCTTGATCctttagacttttatttaacATGTTCCTTCAGTCAGTGCTGAGTGTCAAAACTACCCATCTTCCAGGACACTGGCCCCAGCCTCTCTGTAGCCTGCTGGGTGTTATTTTAGCCTCAACAGCTCTTGCTAGTTGAACAGACACAGGTGAGAGTGACTCTGTATGagacacacctacagtataaggaatGTTTCCTCCTTCTGCAGACCCCCAGGTGTATATCCACGTCAGGCACCACAGCTGAATGAGGCCACTTCTGAATCTGGGTTGATACGTATTACAGCTCTCTTCTGAGCTGTTAAGAGCCGAGAGCAAATTTACACGTGTGTACCAGGCAGTAAACTAAAATCAGTCAGCCTGTGATGATTACAGGTGACCTGCTATGAAGATCTTTATTTGATTTGTGGGAAAGTGAGCTTCTTCCCCAAAAAGCTCCCCTGAAGTGATGTTCCAGTGTCAAATGCATCACGTCCAGAGGGCATGAGAGCACTGGTAAGGACCAGAGTGAGGGTTAACAGCCTTATATGAGAGCAACTTTGTTCTCCTACCGCGTCTCCTCAGGCCTGTGTGCTGTCCCCCATCCCATGCATTCTGTACACAGACAGCTGTAGAAGCCTTTTGGAGGACAGGCACGTCATTACGTTTGCTGATGGCTCTGTCGTTGGCTGTCTCCTCCAAGACATAGACACTGATCATGGGCCTGTGGTGGACTATTTTGTTGAATGGTGCAACAAATCTTTCGTtcagtttaaaatgttaaaaccaaatacatgcaaaaaaaacagattaagcAGAACAGCAACTGAACTAGCAAAGGTGTCGGTGCACATCTGCTACAGCTGGCAGACATCCATGCCAGACAAATAATGCGGAAGGCCCATATAGTCACCGACCATCACGACCACCCCTTGCGCTGTGAATTTGGTATGTCTTTTACTTGACCCAAGGAACGATCCGCAGAGCAAATGACCCAACTGGGACAATAGCAGGAAGTAAGTGAGACCAGCAGTCCAGCGCGATCGGCCTCTGGGGGCAGGAGGGCTGGTGGCAGGGCCTTGGCCTTGAAGATGTGGTCTGGGCAGAACCCCGCTGCTCACCTTCATGAACAGGTCCGCCAGGTGATACCTCGGAGCATATTTTTCGAAGACTTCTTCCATCACCCAAAACAAGGGGGATCCTCTTTCAGGATGGCGTAAGGCTTGGTTACCTGCGGGGTGGAGAATGCCCACGTCAGTCCCCCTCACCGCCAAGGGCATGTCAGCCCCCAAAGCCACAGGACCTGATTACAGTGCGTTTAATACTGCCTTTATCATCTGAAAAATCAAATACCAGTAGGTGCAAAATTGCTACCGTTTGTTCTTTAGATTTAAACATTCCGACCTGCTCCAGTATTGGTGCTCGGTGCTCTGTCTTATCTCCTTCATTGTCAGCCCACTGTGCTGTACAGATGACCAACTGAACAGTCTAAAACTATGGAGCTGTCTTGGTCTCCCAGGGTGCCTTTGTACTGCTTTTTAGGTGCTCAGATAAGCAGCTTGTCAATGGCACGAGAGGCTCCTTCCTCCCTAGTGTGCACAGTTCTCACCTGGCATTGTGGGGTAAACTGTGAAGGTGTCGCTTATTGTGGGCAGTTTGTACTTCTGAATACCATCGTCCTCAAAATCAGATGGCAGATCGTCAGCCTGCATTACTCCTTCATCCACATCACCTTTAATGTGGAAAGAATTGTGCAAAGTTTGGAAAAGCATACGGGATGTTTAATGGCATCATCCTTTAAGAATGCACATATCTGtagaaaaacacacattttattaATGACACAATGTTACCAGCCCTAGAGGGACCCCTgacacaggacaccagccctACAGAGACACCAACGCTGTACACCAGACatagagagacactgacactgtacatTACTGCACAACCCTGGTATTACAGCGGGCGGAGCagtggttctgtggctaaggatctgtgcctgtgactggaaggttgctggttcaaatcccacagctggcagaggaatcctactctgttgggcccctgagcaaggcccttaaccccaactgctccaggggtgctgtataatagctgacctgtgctctgaccccaggcttctctccttgtttatgtgtctcatggagagcaagctggggtatgtgaaaaaagatgaattcctgatGCAAGATagtgtatagggctaataaagtgatgttatgttattattTACATACTTCCCCTGCAGGCCTGGATGATAAAGACCTTGGGCTGTCCCTGCAGTTTGGGGCACTCCTTGTTGTTGAAGAGGGCAAAGATCTCCTTCAGAAGAGCTGGCTGGTTATCTGTGCCCAGAATGCTGTCTTCCTTACCGTGGGCCATGAGAACCACAACACAGCACCTGACCTGACGGCGATTGGCGCGGTCTCTGAAGGCTGTGAGCTCCGGGATGATTTCCTGTTAATGGACCCGAAAATGAAACCTTTCTAATGAAATCTTCACGCTGAAGTTGTCTGTTACTGAAGCATTTACATTCAAGAACAGCCAGTAACTTTGTTACCAGACCCCTTCAAGATCCTAGTTAATGTTATAACACCCTCTTAATGTTAATCTTTCCCAGGTTATAAACAGAAGTTGTGTATGTTTCATTATAACACTATTACTTAAATATGAAGCAGAGGTCACAAGGGCAAGCTACAGGGAAGAACAACAGGaggtacttctttacacaaagggtggtgggagcttGAAACAAGCGGTCCACCCATGTGGatgatcctgggatcaattcgttactagcaaccaaacaagctatTTAGGCAGAAGAGCCTCCTCTTGTTTCCTTTGAAACAAGAGGAGGCTCTTGTTTCCTTAAACCTTGAACCTTTTTCCTTGAACCTTTGTTTCCCTGAACCTCTTGTTTCCTTGAACCTTTCTCATATTCTTAATGTGTTTAATGCTCCTGTAATATGTGTACATAATATATCATATTTaacttcattattattatattgtgaaATGGACACATCCTAGGTTACCAACTGACTGATGTGGCTCTACTTCTCCGTTAGCCCATAGCCAGCAATTCTTGTACTGGGAACAACCCCACCTTCCAAAGTATAAAGTCCCTTTGACCCCCATCCCCACCCCAGGAAAGGGATGGTTTAGAGTAGTCAAGGTGTGTATAGAGGGGTGGAGGATACCTGACCAcctggcaaaaaaaacaactaaacatGAGGAGACCATGTAAACTCCCCACAGACAGGCAGCCCCGTCTGGGGCTGTGCAGCTGCATGAAGGCTCTGGGGTGTCTTTCTGCAGCTCTGCTGCGCCAGTGGAGAGAGACTATAGGACTGGAAGAGAACGGGCGGCCATTACCTTCCCCAGCAGGTCCGTCTCCTCCGTGCACTTGAAGCCATACTTGCTCAGGAGCTTCCGGGTCCGCTCCAGGTCTACTTCCGCCCCCCGGCGGTTCTCCTTCTGGCACAGGATGAAGGCCTCCCGCGCGCCGTCTATATCATAAACATCATCCTGAAAACAGAGGGAAAGGAGTGGTACTTTAAtctctactgtacattaattttCCATTGTTTCAAATCATGTTAATATAATCAGCAACTTGTGTCCATTTGGAAGGCTGTACTATAGAGCTCAGTTCAGACCTAAGACTTTCAGAACATCGGGAGAATTCATCTCTTTTCTGCTTCATCCAGTACAGGGCCACAGccaagctggagcctatcccagcaagcaatgggcaggaAGCAGGATACCCCCTGGACACGATGCCAGCCCATTGCAAGATGGACAGAACATTCATATCATAGcccaattttcacagaagccaattaaccttccagtttgtctttggactgtgggaagaaactgcagctcccagaggaaacccatgcaaatacAGGGatagcatgcaaactccacacagatagcaccccagccATTTCATGGCATTCAATATATTTTGCCTTTGAACCCAGTTTTAAATGCTTCGATAATTGGTTAATAACTGGTTTATTTAAAGCCAGGAAAACTGGGTAATGTTTTAAGGTCAGTTCTTTGTTCTCAGTCTGTGAGCTAGATAAGTCTGGCCAGCTCACGAGGGCCTGTCTCTTTCCTTCTTACAGGTATAATCGTCAGTGTAGCTTCAGTGAATCTACAGAGCAGGATGGGCTGATATCATGTATTCTTCATGCGGTCTCCGTTGTACTGGAGATGGGGTAGGATCCATATTGAAATCCCAATACATCCACCAAGTATTTGACACACAACAACCTATAAGACTACTCAATTACTAATTATAACTGCTTACCTTGTCTATATAGCATCCCTCAGTGTTTGAGCTCTGCAAACCAATGGAATCTGAGAGAGAAATAAATGTCAGACATCAGTATACTTTGGTGCTGAGCCAGTAGGTGGCACACTTTCCTCTGGATTCAAAcaagacttcagaactgtgatGGGGAACACTATACTGCCTTTCAAAAAGTTTGCACAAAGAAATTGCAGATCTACAGAGTCCTGCTCCTGCACACAGGGGAGCATAAGGAGGCGGAGCCAGATTCCATCCCACCCACCTTCTAGCCACTCACTGTTTGACACGTCACAGGCTGCACCGCCGTGTACCAGACGTCAGCGGTGACTGGAGGAGAGGTCCATGCCTCACCAGCAGCGCCATGTCTTTCCTTTACAGGGCACACTCAGaagcactcacaccaggggcagttttcacagaaccaattaacctaccagcatgtcttttcctgcaactcacaactcacaagtggcagcccactggagctaaGCAGgggtgagcttggtcagtatctggatgagagacctcctgggaaaaactaaggctgctgctaaaagagatgttagtggggccggcagggtgctcaccctgtggcctgtgtgggtcctaatgccccagtatagtgatggggacactatactgtaaaaaggcaccgtccttcagatgagatgttaaactctctgtggtcattaaaaatcccagggtgtctctggaaaagagtagggatgttaccccagtgtcctggccaaatttccccctggccttcaccaatggcctcctaatgattcccatctatgaactggcatcatcactctgttcttctTCCCACTGAGAGCTCGTGTGGGGTGAGTGTACTGGGTTGCCGTCACATCatgcaggtggggctgcacactggtggtggaggggagtctgcattacctgtaaaatgctttgagttgAGCGTCCAGCAAAGCGCTCTATAAGCGGagggaattattattttgtcttgggactttgggaggaaactggagcacctggagtcAACCAAACAAAcagagggagaacatacagactccacacagacgtcagcaggtccagaattgaacccagcgcCCCAGGGATCCAAGGCAGCcatgctaatcactgtgccacaGTGTTTACTACCTTAAGGGCTAGATGGGCTGTATGGCCTCCTCTGTTTCTTTCTTAGGCCGTTATGGCTGTCAGAACTGAAGAGTGCTGTTTGacagagacaggcagacagaattTACCCTCACCGTCCGTTTTATAAACCTTCTCAGGCGGAGCGCTGTGGCTTTCGGCAGGAGGGCGTTTCTGCGCTGTAAGGGAAAATCACAAAGCAGAAAGAGGGTAAGTCAGGGTGTCCTGTGGTGAGGGGTGTGAAAACTCTCTGATGAGCTGCCCTGGAATCTCGTAGCTCCGGCCTCCAGAGCCACAGCCACTGGTCGGCTCCTTGGTTTTCCGACATTAACCCTGCAGCTCCTCGTTCTCCCGAACTGGGATGAAGAACAATGCAGTCtggagcccagtgtgcagatttCCAAATGACATTAACCTGCGTCTTAGTATGCCTGTCAAAGTACTGTAACGCATCTTTAAGAACCAGTCCAGACTTTTACAACTTTGTCCCTCCGTTTTTTTGTCTTAGTTTTTCTTCTCGCTAGATCCCTTCGGAAGCGGGTGTACCTCCGTGCAAGGCTGCAGTGAAGGGCTGCAGCAGCCCGATCATCCGCGGGTCATTCCTGGGAATCTTTCCCACCGCCTCCTGAACGGCGACCACGGATTCCTCCAGCCCGTACTGAGACACGATCACCTCGGGCATCTCCTCCCTGGCCATCTTCTTCTTGCTTTGGGGTATTTTAGGGAGCAGCATCATCATCTTCTTATACTGCGGCTCCGTTAGCTCTTCGATGATACTGCTCAAGGCCTGGCACCAGTCGTCCTGAGAAATTCCTCTTGCCATTCCCTGAGGAATAACAGCCCACGCATCCCAAATTCAGGCTTTCCAAGCAAAGTTTACACGCAGAATCAATATCAAAACATCTGCAGAGCTTAAAATGAAACATTGGACAACTCCTATCAATCACCAACTCTTCCAGCACATGCTACTGAGTGCAACAGACCTCAATACTCCACTAGAAAACTCTCGAACTCCCTAATTATTAATGAATTAGGACGACACATTCATCCAAAGCAACATGTATTCATGTACTTCAATACAGGCATTTAGTGGAGCAATCTGAAGCTGTGCTTCCCTTTGGGATTTAAATCTGCAAACCTGCAAGCTTCTCCATACTACTGCTTCAATACAGCACCTTTTTAGATTCATCAAATGCAAAATGCTGCAAACTGTAAGTAATAATAAGTAATACTAATAGGAAATAAGAATGTCAATTGAGTGCACACAGGTCATATAAACATACGATAAGTGACGTGACAAACTAGCCAGCCCATCTAGACCATTTGGAATGTCATAGCTAACTAACGCTCCTTTAAAGAAACCAGTGTATGGGctacaacaacatggctgggcagcttgttccacactcccaaaactctttgtgtaaagaaatgcctcctggTCTTAGTTTTGAATGTACCTTGCTCTGGTTTGTGCTTCACTGTTGGTTCTGAAGGTCCACTGGTTTGACTGCTGGAGGGTTTTGAATACT is a window from the Lepisosteus oculatus isolate fLepOcu1 chromosome 3, fLepOcu1.hap2, whole genome shotgun sequence genome containing:
- the LOC107076539 gene encoding caspase-14-like isoform X2 yields the protein MARGISQDDWCQALSSIIEELTEPQYKKMMMLLPKIPQSKKKMAREEMPEVIVSQYGLEESVVAVQEAVGKIPRNDPRMIGLLQPFTAALHGDSIGLQSSNTEGCYIDKDDVYDIDGAREAFILCQKENRRGAEVDLERTRKLLSKYGFKCTEETDLLGKEIIPELTAFRDRANRRQVRCCVVVLMAHGKEDSILGTDNQPALLKEIFALFNNKECPKLQGQPKVFIIQACRGSDVDEGVMQADDLPSDFEDDGIQKYKLPTISDTFTVYPTMPGNQALRHPERGSPLFWVMEEVFEKYAPRYHLADLFMKVNQKMVQPDYTLKSSTAKVTVNVETNFTKALFLR
- the LOC107076539 gene encoding caspase-14-like isoform X1, with product MARGISQDDWCQALSSIIEELTEPQYKKMMMLLPKIPQSKKKMAREEMPEVIVSQYGLEESVVAVQEAVGKIPRNDPRMIGLLQPFTAALHGAQKRPPAESHSAPPEKVYKTDDSIGLQSSNTEGCYIDKDDVYDIDGAREAFILCQKENRRGAEVDLERTRKLLSKYGFKCTEETDLLGKEIIPELTAFRDRANRRQVRCCVVVLMAHGKEDSILGTDNQPALLKEIFALFNNKECPKLQGQPKVFIIQACRGSDVDEGVMQADDLPSDFEDDGIQKYKLPTISDTFTVYPTMPGNQALRHPERGSPLFWVMEEVFEKYAPRYHLADLFMKVNQKMVQPDYTLKSSTAKVTVNVETNFTKALFLR
- the LOC107076539 gene encoding caspase-14-like isoform X3 gives rise to the protein MAALDPWGAGFNSGPADVCVESVCSPSVCLVDSRCSSFLPKSQDKIIIPSAYRALCWTLNSKHFTDSIGLQSSNTEGCYIDKDDVYDIDGAREAFILCQKENRRGAEVDLERTRKLLSKYGFKCTEETDLLGKEIIPELTAFRDRANRRQVRCCVVVLMAHGKEDSILGTDNQPALLKEIFALFNNKECPKLQGQPKVFIIQACRGSDVDEGVMQADDLPSDFEDDGIQKYKLPTISDTFTVYPTMPGNQALRHPERGSPLFWVMEEVFEKYAPRYHLADLFMKVNQKMVQPDYTLKSSTAKVTVNVETNFTKALFLR